The window TCGTCGTTGGTGAAAAGCCCCGCGAGCACCGCGCGCGTCATGGGCAGGAGACGGTAGCGGATGCCGGTGATGCGGTCGTCGGGATGCAGCAGCGGGCGGAAGCGGCCATCGGCCTCATGCACCAGGAAACCCGCGACGACGCCTCCGATCACCGCATGGACGGAAAAATCCCTCTGCATGCGCTCAAGCAGAGCCTCCAGTTGCTCCGCCCGGGAAACTTCCCCCGTGCGTCGGCAAACACGGGAGAGCTGACTGAACACCTGGCAGGCCAGCGCGACGGTCCAGGTGCTGATCATGCGTGTGCGCATGGCGGGATCGGCGGGCTGGAGCGTGTCGTCCCAGTCGCCGTCGCCGTAGTCGACCAGCGCAGTGCCCGCGACAAAGCGCTTTTCGCACAAGTCAACCACACGGTCGCAATGCGCCAGGATGCTTTCCCGCGGCCCCGCGGGCGTGAAGTTCTTGCAGTCGGTATAGCCCGCGATCGTCGAGAGAAACGCCGGCTCGTTGGCGACTTCAACGTAGTCGCACAGCGCCTTCACCGGCCAGAAACAAACGTCGCCGTGGCTGTGGGGTTGCTGGACGAAGCGGTAGGGTGGAAGCATGAACCACTGCGGCCAGCCGCCGGGTCCTTCCGCGTATTGCTGGGCGAACACATCAAGGAGGATGCGCCGCACCGTGGCGAATTCTCCCGCCGCCAGCAGCCATTCCACGGAGCCCTGGCACACATCGCGCACGCCCCACGCGCCCCCGCTGTATTGCTCGAGACCGTGAGGTGCGGAAAAATGAATGCCGGCGTTGTGAGCGAACCACGGCAGCACCTCATCGAGACGCGCGACGGATGCGTCACCACTCCGGTTCAGCCGCAAGGGAGCGCCGGGCGGCGCAGAGGCTGGTGCGGCACCGTTGTATTCCGCCCGCGCGGCCGCCACGGCTGCGGACAACGCGCCTTCGCCTTCCAGGGTGCCCAGCATGATGAATGCCGCGCCGGTTGCGGTCGGCGTGCGAAAGACTGCGTACGGTCCCTTTTCGAAGCTGCCGCCGGCGCCGAGCAGTTCGCCCCCGCCCGCGGCGGCGACACCGGCGGGATTCGCTGCGGCGATCGCGAACGCCGCTCCCGCGTGGTGGCGTGCGGGAAAACTTTCAGCGACCGGGCGCAACGCAATCCAACCGTCCGGATGCACCGTGATTTCGCCCTCTGACTCGAACTCGTTGGAGCCGAGTGCAAGCTGATGGGTGACGAGCAGCTCCCGCGGCGCGCCGCGGACCACCTTCACATCGAGAAAGGAGGCCGGAAGCCGCGCGGAGCACCAGGCACTGATCTCGATCAATCCATCGGCCAGGCGATAGCACCAGCGCACCCGGCCGGGCTCGAGCGCAAAGGCGGTGGGCACTCCGAGCTGGAGCCAGCCATGCTTTTTCCTCAGGAAGATTCGCTGTCCGGTGGCGCGAGTGAGGCCCAGATGGTTGCGCACGACATTCAGCAGGCGCGCCAGACCCGGATTGCCGAGATAGGACTGGGCTCCGAAAATCCCGGCCGCGTAGCAGGTGAAGCCGAACTGATCCTGCTGCGGCCAGAGTCCGCCGCCGCTGCGCAGGACATGGCCATGCGGACGGGCTGCGGTTTTCTCTTTCTCGAGGGCAACGACATGGGTGTTGCCCCCATGAAAAAATGAGAGCAGCCGTCCGTCGGAAGCATGTTCCTCGTGCCGGCGCGGGCCGGGAAACCATGCCTCCCAGTCGGCGGCTGTTGGCGACTCGCCGTGCAGCCATCCCGCAGTGGTGAACACCGAGCCGTCGGATGCAGGCGACACGACTGCGTCGGTTCCGATCCAGGTTGCGGGCAGCAATTCATGCAGCCGCGCGAGGTCATCCGCGCCGGATGCGGTGGGATGGTCCTCAGTGTAGCGCACGACGAAGGCAACCTCGGCGGTTGCGCCGGCATCGAGTTCAACGGGCCGGGATTGGAGTCCAGCCAGCGCGAACTCGTATTGCAGGCGGCGCGAAGGCAGCGCCCGCGACCGAACCGCGGCCGGTTCACCCGTGAAGCGGTGATCGGCGCCGAAGAACTGGGTGCCGTCTGTGCAGAAGGCTGCCGCGCCGCCAGCGCAGGCACAGGCGAGCCAAGGGTGCCTGCCGCCAGCCATGGTCTGGTTCTGTCGGGCCAGCACGACGTGGCCCAGCCGGGTGTCCGTCAATGGCAGGAGATCGAGATACTGGGAGTTGTAGGCTTCGTTGTTCCGGACCGCATTCACGTCGGCCAGTCCGAGGTCCTGCGCGAACAAGGTGTCGACTCGCAGGGAGGCATCGCCGGTGTTGCGGACGCGGATCCGCCAGCCCCATGCCGTCAGATCGGGGTGCAGCGCGAATGTGACGGTGCAATCGAGAATCCCAACCGCGCCTGAGCGGCGCCAGGTGGCGGTTTTTCCGTCGAATCCGAAGGCCAGGTTGGGGCCGGCCAGGGGAGCCCAGCCGGATGGGTTGCCCGATGGATCCAGCGAGCGCACGAGCAGCCGGAAAAGTCCGTCTTCGGCCGGACCTGGCAGCAACTGGTTGATCAGGGTCTCGCGATGGCGCAGGGCAAAGAGCGCGCCGGAAGGCAGGAATTGCGCCTTCAAGCCGGCGGCGCCGGTCAGTTCGCGGAGGTTAAAGCCATCTGCGGAGCGCAACCGACAGGATTGAAATGGGAAGGTCGCGGTTGAACTGGCAGCCATGAAGGTGGGAGGCGATGAATCAAGCGATCGCTTCAATCCCCGTTTGAAGGGGCGCTGCGAGTCGCCTCGCGGCCAAGGTGCCGCGGATCGGTGGCGTAAGAGGTCGGGAGAATGAACAGGAAAGGTGGGTGGAAAAAACGCACCCCGGCGGGATCGGACCGACGGGGTGCGGCTGCGCGAGGCGAAGTCCGCCGCCTAGAAACTGAAGTTGGCGGAGATGGTGAATTTGCGCGGATTCAGGAACCTGTAGTTGCCGCCCTGGACGCCGTTTGTGCCATAGGTCTGGAAGCTCGTGAAGATCAACTTGTCCTCATCGAGGAGGTTGTCGACGTTGAGCTGAAACTTGGCATCGATTGCGTGGCCGAAGGTTGCGAACTTGGTCGAATAGGACACAAACGCCGAGGCAATCGTGTACGCAGGCGACTGGGTGCGCTTTCCGTTGGCATTTTCCCAAGGCTGGCCGTACTGCTTGCCCATGTGGGAGAAGCCGCCGCCCATCTCAAGGCCCTTGAATCCGCCTTCGCGGAAAGTGTAAGCGCCCCAGAGATTGTAGATTTCAGTCGGCAGCTTCGGGGTGATCGTGGTCACAGCGGTTGTATCCAGGCGCTTCTGGGCATCCGTGAGCATCGTGCGCAGCAGGATGGCGTCGGGGGTCGAGCCGTTGGCCACGACCTGCCAGTCGGGCAGGTGCTGGGCGAAATAGACCCGTCCATTGGGACCGTTGTTCTCTTTCTCGCCCTTGGGCTTCGAATAGTGGGCCTGCAGGCGGATGTTGGGTGTCGGGTTGGCGACGAGTTCGATTTCCACGCCGTGGTATTTCACGTCGTAGGTGTCAACGTAGCTCATTGCGGCCTTCAGGCTGCCGGGGCCGCCGGTTACGGTGCCGGCGGGGCCGATGTCCGTCTTGGTGCCGCCCGCCTTGAAGTACTGATCCCAAATGCCCTGGAAGCCGGGGCTGTCGCCGCCGATGACGTCAGTTGACTTGGTCTCATAGAAATTGACCGTGCCATAGTACTTGTGATCCTTGGTTGAGACACGCAGTCCGAGGTCGCGACCCTTGCCGAACGACGGTCCAAACACCGTGCCCGTCACGCTGGGGGCGAGACCGCCGGCCGCAGGCTGGAAGTTGCTCGACACGTTCGCAACGACGCCGAGCCATTCGGTGACGTAGCCCACGACGCCGGCGGTGTAGGTGTTGCCGGCATCGTCGGCGATCGTCGCCTTGTTGCCGGTTCCCCGGATGCCGATCTTGGTGTTCTTGTAGTCGTCGCGGCGCGCGCCGAGCGAGATGTTCACGCGGTCATCCCACAGGCGGCTTTGCGAGAACACGCCGCCATAGTTGATTTTCTGGGTGGAGTTGAAGTCATACCAGTTGAACGTATGCGCCTGGTAGGCGAAGTCCCCTCCCTCCGGAATGCCCCAGGATGCCTGCGGGTTGTCCCAGTAGATGCGGCCCCAGATCATCGATTGCTGCCAGACGGGACCATAGGCGGGGCGATAGAACAATTGATACTGGCGGGCATCATAGTCGGTGACCTGATGGCCAGCGGACACCGAGAAGGTCTGGCGCAGCGGCACATTCCATAGGGTGGAATCGAAGTGATAGGTGTACTGGCCGCGAATTTCGTCCACACGGTGATTTTGCGTCTGTTTGTCGAGGAACGAGTCGGAATATATCTTGCCGTAGTTGGGGTTGGGCCGGCCATCCGGGAGCTGGCGGTTGAGATCGTACGCCGCGCCCTGTCCCTGGCCGCCGCCTGCACCTTCAAAGTTCTTCGCTTTGGCGGTGTCGACATACTTGTATCCCTGCAGTTGAAACTCGCTGTGGTCGTTGAACCGGTGCTCGAAGCTTGCATTCATGGCGAGGGATTTCGCATCGAGGACGCTGTCCGGGGAAGCGATGGCAAATTCCCGCGACGGGGCGGCAGGCACGCTCCGGCCGCTCCGACCGTCGGTGAAGCTTTCCGGGCGCATGTAGGCGCCGCCGTAGAAATCGCCCGTGCCGGCGCTGCGCAGTCCGTGCGCCCAATTCATCATGCCCAACCCGGGCACATAGACCCGGTAATTGTCGACGCCACCCCAGGCGTCCATGTACTTTACGCCGGGAGCCCCGGCGGTTGCGACGGGGTTGCTGCCAGCCCCGGCCACGGTAGCGCCCCAGGTTGCGGCATTGGTCGTGCCGTTCCAGAGGGAAAGTCCGTCCGTGACCGCGGAGGCATAGACGTTTCGCTCCTGATCCCAGCCCTCCACGCCTACGCGGATCTGGGTGTTTTCAGAAATCTTGTAGGTCAGGCCCCAATCGAATGCCTTGCGCTTGTCAAAGTCGCCATCCCGCCAGCCGCGCTGGTCGGCCAGAAGGAGGTTGGCGCGCGTGGCGATCCTTCCCTGGAAGGCATTGACATCAAGGGTGCCGCGGTAGCCGCCCCAACTGGTGGTTTGAACGGTACCCTCGCTGAAGGTTTTGTCGTAGCGAGGGGTCTTCGTGTAGGTCGTGAGACTGCCGCCAATGTCGCCGATACCGAAGAGGATGGAGTTGGGACCGCTGTTGATTTCGATGCGTTCGACGTTGTAGGTGTCGATCACCATGAATGTCGGAAAGTAGTTTTTCGTGGGTGGATTGCCGCCTTGCACATGGCCATCGCCGCGAATGCTGATTGACCAGAAATTATGGGTATCCCCGGCGGTGCCACCTTCGTTGCCGCTGCGGAAGTTGGTTGGCACCACATTCAGCGACCATTTGAGCGCGCTCTGCAGGTCGGTGACGCCGGTGTCGGAGATGAACTCCTGGGTCAGGGCGGAAACCGCCGACGGTGTGATTCGCAGCGGAGTGTTCTGTCTCCCGCCAGCGAGCGAATCGACCGCGACGTAGCCGAAGTCCCGATCGGTGTTCACGGC of the Opitutaceae bacterium genome contains:
- a CDS encoding TonB-dependent receptor plug domain-containing protein, whose translation is MPSKLALVLGLAFGLPAALTAQSTPPSPSTESARDDVVQMNPFAVNTDRDFGYVAVDSLAGGRQNTPLRITPSAVSALTQEFISDTGVTDLQSALKWSLNVVPTNFRSGNEGGTAGDTHNFWSISIRGDGHVQGGNPPTKNYFPTFMVIDTYNVERIEINSGPNSILFGIGDIGGSLTTYTKTPRYDKTFSEGTVQTTSWGGYRGTLDVNAFQGRIATRANLLLADQRGWRDGDFDKRKAFDWGLTYKISENTQIRVGVEGWDQERNVYASAVTDGLSLWNGTTNAATWGATVAGAGSNPVATAGAPGVKYMDAWGGVDNYRVYVPGLGMMNWAHGLRSAGTGDFYGGAYMRPESFTDGRSGRSVPAAPSREFAIASPDSVLDAKSLAMNASFEHRFNDHSEFQLQGYKYVDTAKAKNFEGAGGGQGQGAAYDLNRQLPDGRPNPNYGKIYSDSFLDKQTQNHRVDEIRGQYTYHFDSTLWNVPLRQTFSVSAGHQVTDYDARQYQLFYRPAYGPVWQQSMIWGRIYWDNPQASWGIPEGGDFAYQAHTFNWYDFNSTQKINYGGVFSQSRLWDDRVNISLGARRDDYKNTKIGIRGTGNKATIADDAGNTYTAGVVGYVTEWLGVVANVSSNFQPAAGGLAPSVTGTVFGPSFGKGRDLGLRVSTKDHKYYGTVNFYETKSTDVIGGDSPGFQGIWDQYFKAGGTKTDIGPAGTVTGGPGSLKAAMSYVDTYDVKYHGVEIELVANPTPNIRLQAHYSKPKGEKENNGPNGRVYFAQHLPDWQVVANGSTPDAILLRTMLTDAQKRLDTTAVTTITPKLPTEIYNLWGAYTFREGGFKGLEMGGGFSHMGKQYGQPWENANGKRTQSPAYTIASAFVSYSTKFATFGHAIDAKFQLNVDNLLDEDKLIFTSFQTYGTNGVQGGNYRFLNPRKFTISANFSF